From [Clostridium] symbiosum, a single genomic window includes:
- a CDS encoding S46 family peptidase, protein MKKTPLILCTAALVCIMNFPVFAAGTKSEYKNESAQIRQEMENTGKEIRSLKAENKAVSDALKAAKKAQKEAGKLKENKELWKQVNALKDNLEDARVSYVEADSQVKVLKAKNRQDAKEKKYDDAISKLNQALEKKKDALDSARQMNEIWDQIEQLIK, encoded by the coding sequence ATGAAAAAAACACCGTTAATATTATGCACGGCAGCGCTTGTCTGCATTATGAATTTTCCGGTATTTGCGGCAGGGACAAAGTCAGAGTATAAAAATGAATCGGCGCAGATTCGCCAGGAGATGGAGAACACGGGCAAAGAAATAAGGAGTCTTAAGGCGGAGAATAAGGCCGTTTCCGATGCGTTAAAGGCCGCAAAAAAGGCTCAGAAAGAGGCCGGGAAACTGAAAGAAAACAAGGAGCTGTGGAAACAGGTGAATGCGCTGAAGGATAATCTGGAGGATGCACGCGTTTCCTATGTGGAAGCCGACAGCCAGGTAAAAGTCCTGAAGGCAAAGAACCGTCAGGATGCAAAGGAGAAAAAATATGATGATGCCATCTCAAAACTGAACCAGGCCCTGGAAAAGAAGAAAGACGCCCTCGACAGCGCCAGACAGATGAATGAAATATGGGATCAGATTGAGCAGCTTATAAAATAG
- a CDS encoding response regulator transcription factor, whose amino-acid sequence MAKRIYVADDEFHIRTLIQTFLANEGYEVETFSDGGSLFAAFTESCPDLIILDIMMPGTDGLTLCAAIRKISQVPIIIVSAKDSPLDRVTGITLGSDDYMVKPFLPLELVTRVRALFRRAGYGQPEPETALVYGGLSLERGSRSISAGNQPFSVTPMEFDFLTYMMEHKNQAVSKRELLKEVWKLPDYTLDTRVADDLVKRLRRKLKDTDCGVSIETVWGFGFRLNCESEE is encoded by the coding sequence ATGGCAAAACGCATCTATGTGGCAGATGATGAATTTCATATACGCACTTTAATACAGACCTTTCTGGCTAACGAAGGATATGAGGTGGAGACATTTTCGGACGGCGGCAGTCTATTTGCCGCTTTTACCGAATCATGCCCCGATTTGATTATTCTCGATATCATGATGCCCGGCACGGACGGCCTTACTCTCTGCGCTGCAATAAGGAAAATAAGCCAGGTTCCCATCATCATCGTGTCCGCCAAGGACAGCCCTCTCGACCGCGTCACCGGAATTACGCTGGGCAGTGATGATTATATGGTCAAACCGTTTCTCCCCCTGGAACTGGTCACCCGGGTCAGGGCCTTATTCCGGCGCGCCGGGTACGGACAACCTGAGCCTGAAACAGCCCTGGTGTATGGAGGCCTCAGTCTGGAACGCGGCTCCCGCTCCATTTCGGCCGGAAATCAGCCTTTTTCCGTGACTCCGATGGAATTTGATTTCCTGACCTATATGATGGAGCACAAAAACCAGGCCGTATCCAAGCGGGAACTTCTGAAAGAGGTATGGAAACTACCCGATTATACGCTTGACACAAGAGTTGCGGACGATCTTGTAAAGCGTCTGCGGCGCAAACTGAAAGATACAGACTGCGGAGTTTCCATTGAAACGGTGTGGGGTTTCGGCTTCCGCCTGAACTGTGAAAGTGAGGAATGA
- a CDS encoding sigma-70 family RNA polymerase sigma factor, producing the protein MTVMTYLWCENSFAEWVYRSWGRLFSIAAAAVKGISAEKSHGRAAVNEQAERLMTDYGNSILRLSYSYLHNMSDAEEILQETLIQFLKTAPHFENAVHEKAWLMRVAGNLSKNRIEYNKIRSTDELSETLVSEHKEDLSFVWEAVKALPVSCREIVHLFYYEGYSTAQIADILKKNESTVRSGLHRGREKLKEILKEVYDFEETV; encoded by the coding sequence ATGACGGTCATGACATACCTTTGGTGTGAAAACAGTTTTGCAGAGTGGGTGTACAGGAGCTGGGGAAGGCTTTTCTCCATAGCGGCCGCTGCCGTAAAAGGAATCTCTGCGGAAAAGAGCCATGGCAGGGCGGCTGTCAATGAGCAGGCAGAACGGCTGATGACTGATTACGGAAACAGCATCCTGCGCCTTTCCTACTCCTATCTGCACAATATGAGCGATGCGGAGGAAATCCTCCAGGAAACATTGATTCAGTTTTTAAAAACGGCTCCCCATTTTGAAAATGCGGTCCACGAAAAGGCGTGGCTGATGCGGGTAGCGGGAAATCTGAGCAAGAACAGGATCGAGTATAATAAGATAAGAAGCACCGATGAACTGAGCGAGACCCTGGTGTCGGAGCATAAGGAAGATTTGTCGTTTGTATGGGAGGCCGTCAAGGCGCTCCCGGTCAGCTGCAGAGAGATTGTTCATCTGTTTTATTATGAAGGCTACTCCACCGCCCAGATTGCGGATATTCTAAAGAAGAATGAATCCACAGTCCGCTCCGGCCTGCACCGGGGCAGGGAAAAATTGAAGGAGATTTTGAAGGAGGTATATGACTTTGAGGAAACGGTATGA
- a CDS encoding HAMP domain-containing sensor histidine kinase, whose product MISRIRMRIFIPVLVVIVIFPLLSWGIFSSTSGWYMNRLSRKSLSFLMNSIVSTAETLYSGSDDRDRADEKDLSKELMNQVKSFIRKDRPEAQLLTMNSRMKLTYPKSGNEQPDTQALYQVCRETVYNGTLSGDGSGVEEVSVGGTRYLLSMYEAESSGNVRNKYMFGYVAVPDTRALISYTGTLLLLIAGILCLLSLVAVWFIAGGISKPLQALCRHTHAIGKGNFSPIDERSSIREIEELRCSFNRMSEDLERMNRQQNVFFQNASHELRTPLMSICGYAQGIQCNVFPDHNEAAGVILTESMRMKELVDGILTISKMDSRCLALEKTCMDLNDFMKNEMTALRGMELMEHIRLEAIPLREKITVSADPALLSKAFRNVISNCVRYASEKVTSEISVNDGWGHIVITDDGQGFDEEDLPHVFERFYKGPGGNFGIGLSIVRTAMEYMGGRAEACNAESPVHGARFVLSLPLDCVYPGTASRSASPVTPVNSFTE is encoded by the coding sequence ATGATTTCCCGTATCCGTATGCGTATTTTTATCCCCGTGCTTGTTGTGATTGTAATCTTTCCCCTTCTGTCCTGGGGGATCTTCTCGTCCACCTCCGGCTGGTATATGAACCGTCTGTCCAGGAAGAGCCTGTCATTTCTGATGAATTCCATCGTTTCCACGGCGGAGACGCTGTATTCCGGCAGCGATGACAGGGACCGCGCCGATGAAAAAGACCTGTCGAAGGAACTTATGAACCAGGTAAAATCATTTATCAGGAAGGACCGACCGGAGGCACAGCTTCTGACAATGAATTCCCGGATGAAGCTCACCTACCCGAAGTCGGGCAATGAGCAGCCAGACACCCAGGCGCTTTATCAGGTCTGCAGGGAAACTGTCTATAATGGCACTCTGAGCGGGGACGGCTCCGGGGTGGAAGAGGTCTCGGTCGGAGGCACGCGTTACCTGCTCAGTATGTATGAGGCTGAAAGCAGCGGAAATGTCCGCAATAAATATATGTTCGGATATGTGGCGGTCCCCGACACCCGTGCCCTCATCTCCTACACCGGCACTCTGCTGCTTCTCATCGCGGGCATTCTGTGTCTGCTCTCCCTGGTTGCCGTCTGGTTTATCGCGGGCGGAATTTCAAAACCGCTTCAGGCGCTCTGCCGCCATACGCATGCCATTGGCAAGGGAAACTTCTCCCCTATTGACGAACGGTCCTCCATTCGGGAAATTGAGGAACTCCGATGTTCTTTTAACAGGATGTCTGAGGATTTAGAGAGAATGAACCGTCAGCAGAATGTATTTTTCCAGAATGCATCCCATGAGCTGCGCACACCGCTTATGTCCATCTGCGGCTATGCCCAGGGGATCCAGTGTAACGTATTTCCTGACCACAATGAAGCAGCCGGTGTCATCCTCACGGAATCGATGCGCATGAAAGAACTTGTGGACGGTATCCTCACCATTTCGAAAATGGACAGCCGCTGCCTGGCGCTGGAAAAAACATGCATGGATTTGAATGATTTTATGAAAAATGAAATGACGGCGCTCCGGGGCATGGAACTCATGGAACATATCCGCCTTGAGGCCATTCCCCTGCGCGAAAAAATCACCGTATCCGCCGATCCGGCTCTGTTATCCAAAGCGTTTCGGAATGTCATTTCAAACTGTGTCAGATATGCCTCCGAGAAGGTCACTTCGGAGATAAGTGTAAATGACGGCTGGGGCCATATTGTGATCACCGACGACGGGCAGGGATTTGATGAGGAAGATCTCCCCCATGTTTTTGAACGCTTTTACAAAGGCCCCGGAGGAAATTTCGGCATCGGGCTGTCGATTGTCCGCACAGCCATGGAATATATGGGCGGCAGAGCCGAAGCCTGCAATGCAGAATCTCCGGTTCACGGAGCCAGGTTTGTACTTTCGCTGCCCCTGGACTGCGTGTATCCCGGGACGGCCTCCAGAAGCGCTTCTCCCGTCACGCCTGTCAACAGTTTTACCGAATAG